In the Streptomyces sp. BHT-5-2 genome, one interval contains:
- a CDS encoding alpha-ketoacid dehydrogenase subunit beta, with product MTTTTAPAARKPATMAQALTRALRDAMAEDPAVHVMGEDVGALGGVFRVTDGLAAEFGEDRCSDTPLAEAGILGTAVGMAMYGLRPVVEMQFDAFAYPAFEQLVSHVARMRNRTRGAVPMPLTIRIPYGGGIGGVEHHSDSSEAYYLATPGLQVVTPGTVEDAYGLLRASIASDDPVVFLEPKRLYWTKSDWSPDAPTPVAPLGRAEIRRRGSSATLLTYGPSLPVCLEAAEAARAEGWDLEVVDLRTLVPFDDETVCASVRRTGRAVVVHESNGFGGPGGEIAARVTERCFHHLEAPVLRVAGFDIPYPPPMLERHHLPGVDRILDTVARLQWESRWTEGRDA from the coding sequence ATGACGACCACCACCGCGCCCGCCGCGCGCAAACCGGCCACCATGGCGCAGGCGCTCACCCGCGCGCTGCGCGACGCCATGGCCGAGGACCCCGCCGTCCACGTCATGGGCGAGGACGTCGGCGCCCTGGGCGGCGTCTTCCGGGTCACCGACGGCCTGGCCGCGGAGTTCGGCGAGGACCGCTGCAGCGACACCCCGCTCGCCGAGGCCGGCATCCTGGGCACCGCCGTCGGGATGGCGATGTACGGGCTGCGGCCGGTCGTGGAGATGCAGTTCGACGCCTTCGCCTACCCGGCGTTCGAGCAGCTGGTCAGCCATGTCGCCCGGATGCGCAACCGCACCCGCGGCGCGGTCCCCATGCCGCTGACCATCCGCATCCCCTACGGCGGGGGTATCGGCGGCGTCGAGCACCACAGCGACTCCTCCGAGGCGTACTACCTCGCCACCCCCGGCCTCCAGGTCGTCACCCCCGGCACCGTCGAGGACGCCTACGGCCTGCTGCGCGCCTCCATCGCCTCCGACGACCCGGTCGTCTTCCTCGAACCGAAGCGGCTCTACTGGACCAAGTCCGACTGGTCCCCGGACGCACCCACCCCCGTCGCCCCCCTGGGCCGCGCCGAGATCCGCCGCCGCGGCAGCAGCGCCACGCTGCTCACCTACGGCCCGTCGCTGCCCGTCTGCCTGGAGGCCGCCGAGGCCGCCCGCGCCGAGGGCTGGGATCTGGAGGTCGTCGACCTGCGCACCCTGGTGCCGTTCGACGACGAGACGGTCTGCGCGTCCGTACGGCGCACCGGCCGGGCCGTCGTCGTCCACGAGTCCAACGGTTTCGGGGGCCCCGGCGGCGAGATAGCCGCGCGGGTCACCGAGCGCTGCTTCCACCACCTGGAGGCGCCGGTGCTGCGCGTCGCCGGCTTCGACATCCCCTACCCGCCGCCCATGCTGGAGCGGCACCACCTCCCCGGTGTGGACCGGATCCTGGACACCGTCGCCCGCCTCCAGTGGGAGTCGCGCTGGACCGAAGGACGTGATGCGTGA
- the pdhA gene encoding pyruvate dehydrogenase (acetyl-transferring) E1 component subunit alpha, with amino-acid sequence MTVLEQPGSSRHTSGPAGPPPTWRPRVDPAPLLPDAEPYRLLGTEAARRLDAGLLKRLYAELVRGRRYNAQATALTRQGRLAVYPSSTGQEACQVAAALALEAQDWLFPSYRDTLAAVARGLDPVQALTLLRGDWHTGYDPHEHRVAPLCTPLATQLPHAVGLAHAARLKGDDVVALALVGDGGTSEGDFHEALNFAAVWQAPVVFLVQNNGFAISVPLAKQTAAPSLAHKAVGYGMPGRLVDGNDAPAVHEVLTDAVRRAREGGGPTLVEAVTYRVEAHTNADDATRYRTEAEVEAWRAHDPIALLERELTARGLLDEELAGAAREGAERLAADLRERMHADPPLEPMDLFDHVFTEQSDQLRAQAAQLRAELAAEAEGHPETATGTAPPAQEARS; translated from the coding sequence CCCACCTGGCGGCCGCGCGTCGATCCCGCGCCCCTTCTGCCGGACGCCGAGCCGTATCGCCTCCTGGGCACGGAAGCCGCCCGCCGGCTCGACGCAGGGCTGCTGAAGCGGCTCTACGCCGAGCTGGTGCGCGGCCGCCGGTACAACGCCCAGGCAACCGCCCTGACCCGCCAGGGCCGCCTGGCGGTCTACCCCTCCTCCACCGGCCAGGAGGCATGCCAGGTCGCCGCGGCGCTCGCCCTCGAAGCGCAGGACTGGCTCTTCCCCAGCTACCGCGACACCCTCGCCGCCGTCGCCCGCGGCCTCGACCCCGTGCAGGCCCTGACCCTCCTGCGCGGTGACTGGCACACCGGCTACGACCCTCACGAGCACCGCGTGGCCCCCTTGTGCACCCCGCTCGCCACCCAGCTCCCGCACGCCGTGGGCCTGGCGCACGCCGCCCGCCTCAAGGGCGACGACGTGGTCGCCCTGGCGCTGGTCGGCGACGGCGGCACCAGCGAGGGCGACTTCCACGAGGCGCTCAACTTCGCCGCCGTCTGGCAGGCCCCGGTCGTCTTCCTCGTGCAGAACAACGGCTTCGCGATCTCCGTGCCGCTCGCCAAGCAGACCGCCGCCCCGAGCCTCGCCCACAAGGCGGTCGGCTACGGCATGCCCGGCCGCCTGGTGGACGGCAACGACGCCCCCGCGGTGCACGAGGTCCTCACCGACGCCGTGCGGCGGGCCCGTGAGGGCGGCGGCCCCACCCTCGTCGAGGCCGTCACCTACCGCGTCGAGGCCCACACCAACGCCGACGACGCCACCCGCTACCGCACCGAAGCCGAGGTCGAGGCATGGCGAGCCCACGACCCGATAGCCCTCCTGGAGCGCGAGCTGACCGCGCGCGGCCTGCTCGACGAGGAGCTCGCCGGCGCCGCCCGGGAGGGGGCCGAACGCCTCGCGGCCGACCTCCGGGAGCGGATGCACGCCGACCCACCGCTGGAGCCGATGGATCTGTTCGACCACGTCTTCACCGAACAGAGCGATCAACTCCGTGCCCAGGCCGCCCAGTTGCGCGCCGAGCTGGCCGCCGAGGCCGAAGGACACCCCGAGACCGCCACGGGCACCGCGCCCCCCGCCCAGGAGGCCAGGTCATGA